One genomic segment of Oncorhynchus mykiss isolate Arlee chromosome 10, USDA_OmykA_1.1, whole genome shotgun sequence includes these proteins:
- the LOC110533689 gene encoding nuclear pore complex protein Nup98-Nup96 isoform X4 — MFNKSFGAPFGGGTGGFGTSSTFGQQNTSFGAATGGFGASAFGATNNTGGLFGATQNKPGGLFGSSTFSQPVTSSTSSGFGFGAPSGTSTSLFGSTSTGGGGGLFSQQSNAFGAAKPASFGTFGTSTASSGGLFGATNSNPFGGASTSLFGASGFTQQAAQPGTTVKFNPPTGSDTMVKGGVTTSINTKHQCITAMKEYENKSLEELRFEDYQAGRKGPTNPMAAPTGGLFGAAAAATPSTGATGLFGSSATNTGFSFGQAKTSFGTSAGGFGAATGSLFGQQQPQQVQQAVSLFKPFGQATTTPNTGFSFGSTMGQPQQTSTMGGLFGATAVSQAGGLFGNTAQTAPATGFGTGTGLFGQTNTAFGNVGTQQGLFGNKTAGFGVTTTSTPSFGTGTGLFGNKAALSLGTATNTSNFGFGPTAAGGSLFGNKTAAGGLGTGLGASFGAVGSGQMSLFGNNKTLGSTLGTMGGFGVQGFSTGNSTLGFGAPQQPVAVTDPNAVAAQQAVLQQQINALAYSPFGDSPLFRNPLSDPKKKEERLKPTNPVAQKALTTPTHYKLTPRPATRVRPKALTSSGSSKSQLFDGLDDEEPSLTNGAFMPRKSIKKLVLKNLNGSSLYSSPINRDSDDLSSPPEYPLNGLGASVDEDDDVREVVEGGAENNLEIKFYAKPNLQDTISELNAHRMGAGGRNGLEVSSEDISLGDDSIQEERVEGPPHPAGIVLGRVGYYTIPAMDELAKMVDENGVCVVENFTVGRKGYGSVFFHGEVNVTGLNLDEIVHFRRKEVIVYLDDKNKPAEGEGLNRRAEVTLDGVWPNDKTTCTQIKSPERLSEMNYEGRLENASRKQGARFLEYRSETGSWVFEVAHFSKYGLQDSDEDEEVPLKLDPKKLKTATRLPPGLLQLPPSQQQVAPQAQSTAVLELLNRMSEVDSDMADITQDAPGESILEEWESGMWEKGSRLGNVTPSEHDSVSASSQIASSLGINPHTLQIMKASLFAEADDGDMFQEQGGMTSSLDVASPRINLPGTQGRPSIGGLLQTRFGGAGLFQLPDVPFGGGLPGRLSMSRVSLAVPEPSRVSPWPSFLLLAPPAEATVRTVGARRLGGPVDPENSVTLGKGRLLMDAALFTGRSFRVGWGPGWTLVHCGDGLSVAGDKEQDHGDTGAAGFGFLPKPAKSRLLSDSPFKVVIEQVVGLELRNSEESQAVYQRPLEISLKHSSISTEGACPFIQPQSGVAALHEYAEWITDLNQEAGAGDAVLGHWAQVWTLCEALWGRRCLTGPGTSGYLQQMERRRNFSAWLSHSATQRIEQEVGLNQGGGNVEAIFSYLTGHRISDACRLAQKSGDHRLSLLLSQAVGSQYGRELLALQLGDWNRMQTDSFLPEERLRIFALLAGKPVWQSTDCVVNVCSELDWKRCMAVHLWYMLPPTASIAEALVKYEAAFQGSAEGQKYACAPLPPYLDQSDQPDMEEEESKRPLYDICFHLLKLYSDRHYSLQQLLDPLAVTWDRLDYRLSWHLWSVLQALHYTHLSPARQGLIHTSYAAQLESAGLWDMAIYVLLHIPDNALRERAVREMLQLHCPLLETEESAKKEHFLTERLLVPEQWLHQAKATRARRDTDSHGEALHLYRAGHWNLCHSLVIQHLASDCIINDNHEYLLKFLEGLAVPERSAVIQDWDTAGRVYLDYIRVVQTLHAIQQMDITGYELECLHTEVRSLCSRIELLPCSTAKDRLSQSEMAKRVANILRVVLSLQQGGEGGEIPLSQLASNIGRLPMPEDYALEELRSLTQSYLRQLIVS; from the exons ATGTTCAACAAGTCGTTTGGTGCTCCCTTTGGGGGAGGGACTGGAGGATTTGGGACGTCATCCACATTTGGGCAACAAA ACACTAGCTTTGGGGCGGCAACAGGTGGCTTCGGAGCCTCAGCGTTTGGGGCAACCAACAACACTGGAGGACTCTTTGGGGCAACGCAGAATAAACCAG GTGGCCTATTTGGTTCCAGTACCTTCAGCCAGCCTGTGACATCATCTACCAGTAGCGGCTTTGGCTTTGGTGCGCCCAGCGGCACCTCCACCAGCCTGTTCGGCAGCACCAGCACGGGCGGCGGCGGAGGACTCTTCTCCCAGCAGAGCAATGCCTTCGGCGCCGCCAAGCCAGCCTCTTTTGGCA cGTTCGGTACGAGCACGGCCAGCAGTGGGGGGCTGTTTGGGGCAACCAACTCCAACCCTTTCGGAGGGGCGTCTACCTCCCTGTTCGGAGCATCAGGGTTTACCCAGCAGGCTGCCCAGCCAGGCACCACTGTCAAGTTCAAC CCTCCAACAGGAAGTGACACCATGGTGAAAGGGGGTGTGACGACAAGCATCAACACCAAGCACCAGTGCATCACGGCCATGAAGGAGTATGAGAACAAATCACTGGAG GAGCTGAGGTTTGAGGACTAccaggcagggaggaagggacCCACTAACCCTATGGCTGCACCAACAGGGGGTCTCTTTGGGGCTGCAGCCGCAGCCACCCCCAGTACGGGGGCTACAGGGCTGTTTGGCTCCTCAGCCACTAACACAGGCTTCTCCTTCGGCCAGGCCAAAACCTCATTCGGAACTA GTGCGGGTGGGTTTGGTGCAGCCACAGGCAGTCTGTTTGGGCAGCAGCAGCCCCAGCAGGTCCAGCAGGCAGTCAGCCTGTTCAAGCCCTTCGGCCAGGCTACAACCACCCCCAACACAGGCTTCTCCTTCGGCAGCACCATGGGCCAGCCCCAACAAACCAGCACCATG GGGGGTCTGTTTGGGGCCACGGCAGTGTCCCAGGCAGGGGGGTTGTTTGGAAACACAGCTCAGACCGCACCAGCTACGGGCTTTGGGACAGGCACCGGACTCTTTGGACAAACCAACACCGCTTTCGGCAACGTCGGCACACAG CAGGGCTTGTTTGGTAATAAAACGGCAGGGTTTGGTGTTACCACCACCAGCACCCCGTCGTTTGGCACGGGCACCGGCCTCTTCGGCAACAAAGCTGCCCTCTCTCTCGGAACAGCTACCAACACATCCAACTTTG GTTTTGGACCCACTGCTGCTGGCGGAAGCCTTTTTGGGAACAAGACTGCAGCAGGAGGACTAGGGACTGGGCTGGGAGCCAGCTTTGGAGCAG TAGGTTCTGGCCAGATGTCTCTGTTTGGGAATAACAAGACGTTGGGTTCCACTCTGGGAACAATGGGAGGTTTTGGAGTGCAGGGATTCAGCACAGGAAACAGCACTCTGGGCTTCGGAGCGCCACAACAGCCCGTTG CGGTGACGGACCCTAACGCGGTGGCGGCCCAGCAGGCAGTGCTGCAGCAGCAGATCAATGCTCTGGCCTACTCCCCCTTCGGAGACTCCCCCCTCTTCAGAAACCCCCTCTCTGATCCCAAGAAGAAGGAGGAGCGTCTGAAGCCCACCAATCCAGTGGCCCAGAAGGCATTGACCACACCAACTCACTACAAACTGACACCGCGACCTGCGACACGTGTGCGGCCCAAAGCTCTGACATCATCGGGCTCCTCCAAGTCCCAGCTGTTTGATGGGTTGGATGACGAAGAGCCTTCTCTCACCAACGGTGCCTTCATGCCCAG GAAGAGCATCAAGAAGCTGGTGCTGAAGAACCTGAATGGCAGCAGCCTGTACAGCAGCCCAATCAACAGAGACTCCGACGACCTGTCTTCTCCACCAGAGTACCCCCTCAACGGACTCgg tgcCAGTGTGGACGAGGATGATGATgtgagggaggtggtggagggaggagccGAGAACAACCTGGAGATCAAGTTCTACGCCAAGCCCAACCTACAGGACACCATCTCAGAGCTCAATGCCCATAGGATGGGGGCTGGGGGCAGGAACGGGCTTGAG GTGAGCAGCGAGGACATATCGCTGGGAGATGACTCCATACAGGAGGAGCGAGTGGAGGGCCCCCCCCATCCTGCAGGTATCGTTCTGGGCCGTGTGGGCTACTACACCATCCCTGCCATGGACGAGCTGGCCAAAATGGTGGACGAAAACGGGGTGTGTGTGGTGGAAAACTTCACCGTGGGCAGAAAAG GTTACGGCTCCGTGTTCTTCCATGGTGAGGTGAACGTGACTGGGCTGAACCTGGATGAGATTGTCCACTTCAGACGTAAAGAGGTTATCGTCTACCTCGACGACAAGAACAAGCCTGCTGAGGGGGAGGGGCTCAACAG GCGAGCAGAGGTGACTCTGGATGGGGTGTGGCCTAATGATAAGACCACCTGTACTCAAATAAAGAGCCCTGAGCGTCTGTCTGAGATGAACTACGAGGGCCGCCTGGAGAATGCCTCACGCAAACAGGGCGCCCGCTTCCTCGAGTACCGCTCCGAGACGGGGTCCTGGGTGTTTGAG GTGGCCCATTTCTCTAAGTACGGCCTGCAGGACTCTGACGAGGATGAGGAAGTCCCTCTCAAATTGGACCCCAAGAAGCTGAAGACGGCAACAAGACTTCCACCAGGGCTGCTGCAGCTGCCTCCCTCCCAGCAGCAGGTGGCGCCACAGGCTCAG TCGACAGCAGTGCTGGAGCTGCTGAATCGCATGTCGGAGGTGGACAGTGATATGGCCGACATTACCCAGGATGCCCCAGGGGAGAGCATATTGGAGGAATGGGAGAGTGGCATGTGGGAGAAGGGAAGTCGGCTGGGGAATGTGACCCCTTCGGAACACGACTCTGTCTCAGCGTCCAGTCAGATCGCCTCCTCGCTGGGGATCAACCCTCACACACTACAG ATTATGAAGGCATCCCTGTTTGCTGAGGCCGATGATGGTGACATGTTCcaggagcagggagggatgaCAAGTTCTCTAGATGTGGCCTCTCCTCGCATCAACCTGCCTGGCACGCAGGGTAGGCCCTCCA taggTGGTCTCCTGCAGACTCGTTTCGGCGGTGCTGGTCTCTTTCAGCTCCCTGACGTGCCCTTCGGTGGGGGCCTTCCCGGCAGGCTGTCCATGTCTCGGGTGTCGCTGGCGGTGCCTGAGCCATCGCGGGTCTCCCCCTGGCCCTCTTTTCTTTTGCTAGCCCCACCGGCCGAGGCCACTGTACGGACAGTAGGGGCTCGGCGCCTGGGGGGACCTGTGGACCCAGAGAACTCAGTCACACTGGGGAAG GGCCGTCTTCTGATGGATGCGGCTTTGTTCACGGGCCGGTCATTTCGGGTGGGCTGGGGTCCTGGCTGGACTCTGGTCCATTGTGGAGATGGGCTAAGTGTGGCCGGGGACAAGGAGCAGGACCACGGAGACACAGGAGCTGCAGGCTTTGGATTCCTGCCCAAACCTGCCAAGAGTAGACT ACTGTCAGACAGTCCATTCAAGGTGGTGATTGAGCAGGTGGTTGGTCTGGAGCTGCGGAACAGTGAGGAGAGCCAAGCGGTGTACCAGCGGCCCCTGGAGATCAGCCTGAAGCACAGCAGCATCAGTACAGAGGGGGCCTGCCCCTTCATCCAGCCCCAGAGCGGTGTGGCCGCCCTGCATGAGTACGCAGAGTGGATTACTGACCTCAACCAGGAGGCTGGTGCTGGAGATG CAGTCCTGGGTCACTGGGCTCAGGTGTGGACTCTGTGTGAGGCCCTGTGGGGCCGACGGTGTTTGACAGGGCCTGGTACCAGTGGCTACCTGCagcagatggagaggagaaggaactTCTCAGCCTGGCTGTCCCACAGTGCCACCCAGAGGATCGAGCAGGAAGTGGGCCTGAACCAGGGGGGAGGAAACGTGGAGGCCATCTTTAGCTACCTGACTGGACACCGGATCAGTGACGCCTGCAGGCTGGCTCAGAagagtg GGGACCACCGTCTCTCCCTGCTGCTGTCCCAGGCGGTGGGCTCTCAGTACGGCCGGGAGCTGCTGGCACTGCAGCTTGGAGACTGGAACAGGATGCAGACAGACTCTTTCCTGCCGGAGGAGAGGCTACGGATCTTTGCCCTTCTCGCTGGGAAACCT GTGTGGCAGTCTACAGACTGTGTGGTGAATGTGTGTTCAGAACTGGACTGGAAGCGTTGTATGgcggtccacctgtggtacatgcTGCCTCCCACCGCCTCCATTGCTGAAGCCCTGGTGAAGTACGAGGCTGCCTTCCAGGGCTCTGCTGAGGGTCAGAAGTATGCCTGCGCCCCCCTTCCCCCCTACCTCGACCAATCAGACCAGCCGGACATGGAGGAGGAAGAGTCTAAACGGCCGCTTTACGATATCTGCTTCCACCTGCTCAAACTCTACAGCGACAG gcaCTACAGCCTGCAGCAGTTGTTGGACCCCCTGGCGGTGACGTGGGATCGTCTTGACTACCGTCTGAGCTGGCACCTGTGGTCGGTCCTGCAGGCGCTGCACTACACACACCTCAGCCCGGCCCGACAGGGCCTCATACACACCAGCTATGCTGCCCAACTGGAGAGTGCTGGCCTCTGGGACATGGCCATCTACGTACTGCTGCACATACCTGACAACGC GCTGCGTGAGCGGGCGGTGAGGGAGATGCTGCAGCtgcactgccccctgctggagacggAGGAGTCTGCCAAGAAAGAGCACTTTCTCACAGAGAGACTACTGGTCCCAGAACAGTGGCTCCACCAGGCCAAAGCTACCAGAGCCAGAAGAGACACAGACAGCCACGGAGAGGCCCTTCACCTGTACAGAGCAGGACACTGGAACCTCTGCCACAGTCTGGTCATACAGCACCTTGCCTCAG ATTGCATCATTAATGATAATCATGAGTACCTCTTGAAGTTCCTGGAGGGGCTTGCAGTTCCTGAGCGCAGTGCTGTGATCCAGGACTGGGACACGGCAGGCAGAGTCTACCTGGACTACATCAGAGTCGTACAGACCCTACACGCCATACAAcag atggACATTACTGGTTATGAGCTGGAGTGTCTACACACTGAGGTGAGGTCACTCTGCAGCAGGATAGAGCTCCTCCCTTGCTCCACCGCCAAGGACCGCCTCTCCCAATCAG agATGGCCAAGCGTGTGGCTAACATCCTGCGTGTGGTGTTGAGTCTGCAGCAGGGTGGTGAGGGTGGCGAGATCCCCTTGTCCCAGCTTGCGTCCAACATCGGCCGTCTGCCCATGCCCGAGGACTATGCTCTCGAGGAGCTCCGCAGTCTCACCCAATCATATCTGAGACAGCTCATTGTCAGCTAA